The Rufibacter sp. DG15C region TTTGCATTGGGTCTGGAAAACAAAGGATTGACGGCAACGTTTGCCCGTAACATCTTGATCAATGACCTGCCCAAGGATTTCTACAGAACCTACCTGCAGCGCGTGAATGCGGTGACCAAAGAAGACATTCAGCGTGTGGCTCAGAAGTATTTCAACAGCACCAACACCCGCGTGGTGGTGGTAGGCAACGCCTCTCAGATGCTGGACAACCTCAAGAAACTGAACTACCCGGTTAAGCAGTATGACACCTTCGCCAATGCCATGGCAGCCGCTGGTGCTTCTTCGGCGGCGGCTACGGCCAATGTAAAAGCTACAGATATCTTCAACAACTACATCAAAGCATTAGGTGGCGAGGCCGAGCTGAGAAAAGTAAAGTCTATTGCCTCTAACATGACCATGAACATGCAAGGCGCCAGCTTAGCGGTAGAAGCCAAATACATGGCACCTAACTATGAAGCCATGACCATGTCCATGGGGGGTAACCCGGTCATTAAAACACGTTTCAACGGCAAGGCTGGTTACCAGGAGCAAATGGGCCAGAAAAAGGACATGACCGCTGATGAGATCAAAGAAAAAGCAGATGTGACCAGTTTGTTTGAGCAACTGGATTACGTGAAGAACCCAGCCTTCAAAGCTGAGGTGAAAGGCGTAGAAAAAGTAAACGGTTCTGATGCCTACAAAGTAGTGGTGGTCTACCCGGCTGGTAAAACCAAAACCGAGTTCTATGACTTGGCTAGCAAACTGTTGGTGAAAAGCGAAGAATCCACTACCACCAACAACATGACCGTGAGCAACAGCACCGAGTACACAGACTACAAGAAAGTGGGCAGCATCTTGTACCCACATACCATCACCTTGACTGTGAACGCAGCTGGTCAACAGCAAGTACTAGAAATGAAAGCCCAATCCGTGAAATTGAACGAAGGCGTAACTGCCGCTGACTTCAACTAAATTGGGGGAAGTTATTCAAAAATAAAAAGGGAGCAGTCCATTTGGACTTGCTCCCTTTTTTATGCCTCCGTTTTTAGGTTATTTTCTGGAAATCAGGCCAAAAACGGATACGTTATCTTTCCACGACCAACCTCTGAACCCATTGGCCTTGACTAGTTTGTAACTTGATGATGTACATTCCCTGGGCTAATCCTTTAACAGAATAGCTATAGCCTTCACCAGATTTCTGAGCAGTAAGTGATTGTATTCTCTGTCCTTGTACGGTGAACACCTCGGCTTCATAAATTTTAATGAAAGCAGTTGTCCTTACCTGGAAAAAGTCCTTGGTTGGATTAGGGTAAAAAGTGATTTGCAGTGGTAGCTCGTCTGTTAACCCCGTAATGGTACTGCCTATCTCAGTAGAGGCTAAGCTTTTTCCGCCGGCAGGTTCATCAAAGTCTGCATAGATGCGGTAATAGTAAGTTTTGTCTGCCGGAAGCCCTTGGCCATTGTTGCTGTCCAAGAAAGAAGTAACGTTGGCAGTCACCTCACCCACCTTGATGAAACCGCTACTGGCCGGAATACCCGTTTCACACCCAGCTGGTGAGAACGTGGAAGGACCTTCTTTTCTGTAAATGTGAATGTTTCTGGCATTGGCACAGGCATAATTCTGCCAGTTCACTTGTATGCTGTTGTTGGTCTGTCTCACCACAGAAGAAATCACTGGGGCTGGACCCACCACGGTAATGCGCCAAGCCTGTACATCTGCCAGTGGTTGGACGCCAGCCTGTGAAACGTCTACTGCTCTAAACACTACTTGGTACGGTTGCCGGCGTACGGCCAGACATTCTGTGGGCCAGGTGAACGTGTATGCATTTTGTTCATTGGTAGACCTTATAAGAGTAGAGCCAGATATTCCGCCGGGGTAAGAACTAATGTCAACACGTTGACCTTCTGCATCAGTGGCTTTGATGATTTGTTGCAGAGGGGTCCCCGCCACCAGGCAAAGGTCCTGGGGTATCAACAGCCTGGGAGGTTTGTTGGGAATGTCCTTTACTAGAATCTGCATGTCCCGCACCACGCGGCCAATGAGGCGTCGGTTCCGCCACTCTTCTACCACAAACGCTATGTTGTACTCTCCCCACCTGTTTGGGGAATTCCAGGTCAACTGGCCCGTTGTGGCGTTCAGCCCGAAGGAAGCTGTAGTGTTCTCTGCCGGGGTTCCCAGGAAGTTCTCCAACCCTAAATATTCCGGGGCCACCACAGAGGTAGGCTCTCCGCAAGCGTTATTATTCCCACTAATGCGGGGCTCAGTCATCCTAAAAACCAGGCTATCCCCGTCTGGGTCATAGGCACCAGGGTTGTGCACGAAGATGCTGTTGATGGCTGCCACGTCAATGGGCGGCACCTGCAGGATTGGTGATCTGTTCAAGCCCAGGAACTGGTCAATGGTGATGGTAGTAGTGAGGAGGAAGGTCTGCTGCACGGAGTTGGACAGGTTGACGATCCCCGCGTTCCGGTTTTCGCCTACAAAGGACACGGTGAAAGCCCCCTCACTGGCATAGGTGTGCTCAAAGTAATACGTATTAGTCCAAGTGTTATTTTCTCCGTTCTGCAACATTACTCTGGCAGTTCTTGCCGCCGTCTGTGGTGCGCTGCAGTCCCCAAAGTACAGGGTAGACTGCTCATCCTCAATGCCGCCCACTACAGAATAGGTAACAAGTTTAAAGAAATACCGAAACGGATTCTTGGCGGCGGTAGTATCACTTTTGGTAAAAATGTTTCCGGCCCGTATGTGGGTAGCCTGAGCAGTTAAGCTAAAAATAAGACAGGCCATGATCAAGGCCGACTTTGCAAAGGCATGCGGTTTAGGTAGGTAAATGTTTCGCATCAGGCTGTTAGCATGAGAATGGAAGAAATAGTCTGCCTCTCTGTGAAG contains the following coding sequences:
- a CDS encoding T9SS type A sorting domain-containing protein; protein product: MRNIYLPKPHAFAKSALIMACLIFSLTAQATHIRAGNIFTKSDTTAAKNPFRYFFKLVTYSVVGGIEDEQSTLYFGDCSAPQTAARTARVMLQNGENNTWTNTYYFEHTYASEGAFTVSFVGENRNAGIVNLSNSVQQTFLLTTTITIDQFLGLNRSPILQVPPIDVAAINSIFVHNPGAYDPDGDSLVFRMTEPRISGNNNACGEPTSVVAPEYLGLENFLGTPAENTTASFGLNATTGQLTWNSPNRWGEYNIAFVVEEWRNRRLIGRVVRDMQILVKDIPNKPPRLLIPQDLCLVAGTPLQQIIKATDAEGQRVDISSYPGGISGSTLIRSTNEQNAYTFTWPTECLAVRRQPYQVVFRAVDVSQAGVQPLADVQAWRITVVGPAPVISSVVRQTNNSIQVNWQNYACANARNIHIYRKEGPSTFSPAGCETGIPASSGFIKVGEVTANVTSFLDSNNGQGLPADKTYYYRIYADFDEPAGGKSLASTEIGSTITGLTDELPLQITFYPNPTKDFFQVRTTAFIKIYEAEVFTVQGQRIQSLTAQKSGEGYSYSVKGLAQGMYIIKLQTSQGQWVQRLVVER